The genomic interval AGCGCGACCGCCCGCGAGGCGAGTACCGCGACCAGCACCATTTCGACTGCGGCGATAGAGGATTCGATCGCGCCGAGCGCGAGGGTGTTGACGAAGGTGACCTCGGAGAGGAACTGCGGCAGCACCGCCAGGTAGAACAACCCGACCTTCGGGTTGAACAGGCACGAGATCACCCCCGCGGTGAACGCCGAGCGAATCGACGCCGGCGCCGGCTGCCGCGCCTGCACCGCCGCCAGCTCGTCGCCCGCCGCGGCGGCTTCTTGCCGCCGCTTCCGCAGCTCGACCAGCGCGCGAACGCCCAAGTACAGCAAGTAGATTCCGCCGACCAGCTTCAATACCCGATAGGCCGTCGCGGACTGCTCCAGCAGCGCGGCGACACCCGCCGCCACCACCAGCGCCCAGACCATTCCGCCGAGTGCCGAACCGATCGCCGCCGCGATACCGGGTCGGGCATCCGCGATCGAATAGCGCAGCACCAGGAACGTGTCCGGTCCGGGCGTGAGCGACAGCAGGATGCAGAGTCCGACGAAGCTGAGCAGCAGCGAAAGTGTCACCCCTCCATGGGACCCCATCGGATCGAATATTGCAACATTATTCTTTTGGATGCATTTTCATTCACCCGAACCGCACAGTTGACAGCGCGCCGGTGCGTCTGCCAATCTCGGGACAGGTCATGAGTACCAGCGCTAAGCCCCGGCTAGCTGGTCGGCAACCCTCCTCCGCGGTGGGGTGCTCCGGGTGACGACCCGGCCGTTCGTCCAATCGGGCGCGGCAAGCGCGGACTCGACCGATCTCTCGATTGCGAGTCCCTGGAACGATGGGATCTACGTAATGACTGCTGTGGCCACCAAGACCTGTGCACCGCTGGCGCGAGTGTCCGGCGACGACCTCCAGGTACCGCTCGTCCAAGGCGGAACCACCACCTACGCCAACTTCGACTACGCCGCCAGCGCGCCCGCATTGGCCCAGGTCACCGACCGTGTGCAGCAGCTGCTGCCGTTCTACGCCAGCGTGCACCGCGGCGCCGGCTACGCCTCCCGGATCTCCACCGAGAGCTACGAGGCGGCCCGCGGTTCGGTCACCCGGTTCCTCGACGCCGCCGACGACCAGGTCGTCGTCTTCACCCGCAACACCACCGACTCGCTGAACCTGCTCGCCGCCTGCGTCCCCGGCGACACCGTCGTCCTGGACATCGAGCACCACGCCAACTTCCTCCCCTGGACCAAGCACGGCCGCCGCGTCGTCCGCGCCGCCGACACCATCGAGGAGACCATCCGGCTACTCGTCGCGGAACTGTGCAGCAAGCCCGCCGCGCTGCTCGCTGTCACCGGCGCCTCCAACGTCACCGGCGAAGTGCTGCCGCTCGAACGTCTCGCCGAGATCGCCCACCAGTGCGGCGCGCGCATCCTCGTCGACGCCGCCCAGCTCGCACCGCACCGCCGAATCAG from Nocardia goodfellowii carries:
- a CDS encoding LysE family translocator, which encodes MTLSLLLSFVGLCILLSLTPGPDTFLVLRYSIADARPGIAAAIGSALGGMVWALVVAAGVAALLEQSATAYRVLKLVGGIYLLYLGVRALVELRKRRQEAAAAGDELAAVQARQPAPASIRSAFTAGVISCLFNPKVGLFYLAVLPQFLSEVTFVNTLALGAIESSIAAVEMVLVAVLASRAVALLRKPAVRERLEQASAGILAALGIGTAASAA